CTGAGAAAAAGACAGATGCACAGAAAAAAACAAGAACAATAGAGATAAGTTTATTTTTGATTTCATTTGAAGAATAGGCCACATAATACCTATCAAATATATAAAATTTAACCAATAAGCTAACGCACTTATCTATTATTTTGTAAATGCGCAGAATTATTATTCGTAGTAAATGAAATTATACCAATAACAATACAAACACAAAATCACAACATCAGATACTTAGCAAAAACAAAAATAGACTTTTTGTATAAAAGTTGAAACCAAGCAAAGGTTTTAAGGAAAAAATAAGTACCTCAAGACAAGCCAGCCAATTGCTTTTCACTCAAAAAAATTTGTACCTTATGCCCCACATAGAATGAACACACACCAAAATATTCCCAAAAAAATATGAAAGCCATGTATTCACCATTGCTGCCCGAACTCACGCCGATTTCGGAGCTGCAAACTTTAGTCGAACACAGGTCTGTGTATTGCCTTGACCACTACGAACTCAATATTTTCGAGACGCACAACAAAAGCGAAAAAGTGAGTTTGGTTTTTAATGATTTGGTGATTACGGCCATGTTGCGCGGCAAAAAAGTCATGCACTTGCCCACTGTAAGCCAACAACCTTTTGAGTATTTGCCAGGTGAGTCGGTGATCGTGCCAGGCCGCGAAATCATGAAAATTGATTTTCCTGAAGCCTCCGTCGATAACCCAACCCAATGCCTTGCCGTGGCCATTAGCAGCGAAAAAATCAAAGAAACCATTGATTTTTTGAATGAAAAATTCCCGCGTGCCGAAGCGCATTTCGATTGGAATATCGACCTTGAGCAATTCCATCTAAAAAATAGCATGAGCATTTCCAACGCACTCGACCGCCTCATTGCCGTTTCCAGAGAAGACGTGGATATGAAGCCCGTTTTGGCAGATTTCACACTCAAAGAATTGATTGTCAGACTTATGCAAACTCAA
This genomic stretch from Flexibacter flexilis DSM 6793 harbors:
- a CDS encoding AraC family transcriptional regulator is translated as MKAMYSPLLPELTPISELQTLVEHRSVYCLDHYELNIFETHNKSEKVSLVFNDLVITAMLRGKKVMHLPTVSQQPFEYLPGESVIVPGREIMKIDFPEASVDNPTQCLAVAISSEKIKETIDFLNEKFPRAEAHFDWNIDLEQFHLKNSMSISNALDRLIAVSREDVDMKPVLADFTLKELIVRLMQTQASYLFLEQYKRYTTSHRFSFVVDYIKQNIRDKINIKTLSDKACMSEPNFYRTFKREFGITPIEFILAERLKIAKQELAKPQVNVTDAAFRAGFNSVSYFFTAFKRHEGISPSDYKKRIFETPNA